The following coding sequences lie in one Sedimentibacter sp. MB35-C1 genomic window:
- a CDS encoding 2-oxoacid:acceptor oxidoreductase family protein, giving the protein MKKRYEIILSGVGGQGLVVGGTILGEAATMFDNLNSTLTTSYGVETRGTFTKSDVIISKDEIFFPEVIEENLVLALAQVAYNKYAKSLSENCILIYDCDSIKSTSDVKAKQYGFPIIEASKEVGNLAAANIVSLGIIVKMTGVVSSEAVINVLKKKFSKNSKVCEANLKAFNKGIELAEQCKISSH; this is encoded by the coding sequence GTGAAAAAAAGATATGAAATAATCTTAAGCGGTGTTGGCGGCCAGGGGCTAGTAGTTGGCGGCACAATACTTGGTGAAGCAGCTACAATGTTTGATAACCTCAACTCTACACTTACAACTTCCTACGGCGTCGAAACCAGGGGAACGTTTACTAAATCTGATGTAATAATCAGCAAAGACGAAATATTCTTTCCTGAAGTCATAGAAGAAAATTTAGTTTTAGCCCTTGCGCAGGTTGCATATAATAAATATGCAAAATCATTGAGTGAAAATTGCATTCTTATTTATGATTGCGATTCCATAAAATCTACTTCTGATGTAAAAGCTAAACAGTATGGATTTCCAATAATAGAAGCATCAAAGGAAGTTGGAAATTTAGCAGCAGCTAATATAGTTTCTTTGGGTATAATTGTAAAAATGACAGGAGTTGTTTCTAGCGAAGCTGTAATTAATGTTTTGAAAAAAAAGTTCTCTAAAAACTCAAAAGTATGTGAGGCTAACCTTAAGGCGTTTAATAAAGGAATAGAATTAGCTGAGCAATGTAAAATTTCATCTCATTAA
- a CDS encoding bifunctional enoyl-CoA hydratase/phosphate acetyltransferase: protein MIRNFQDIIDSTKKYPPIKVAVAAADDLEVLLAIEKARSFGIISAILIGNKSKIETILSNNSICLKNYEIIDEADKENSCKIAVNMIKEGNASTIMKGFVDTSILLKAVINKQTGLEISGLISHVGVLKVDKFNRLFIISDSAVNISPSVQDKVSIINNAVIVANALEIEEPKVAIICPVEKVNKKIESTVHAAELVKMYEQKEIKGCVIGGPFALDNAISEEAASHKGIVNPVAGKADILIAHNLEVGNVLNKAIEYFGHTEKAGVLMGAGVPIILTSRASSSKAKLNSISLAAFIAQKNQNNKY from the coding sequence TTGATAAGAAATTTTCAAGATATAATTGACAGTACAAAAAAATATCCTCCAATAAAAGTCGCTGTAGCCGCTGCAGATGACTTAGAAGTTTTGCTGGCAATTGAGAAAGCTCGATCATTTGGAATTATTAGTGCCATATTGATAGGAAATAAAAGTAAAATCGAAACTATTCTAAGCAATAATTCTATTTGTCTAAAAAACTATGAAATAATTGATGAAGCTGATAAAGAAAATTCATGTAAAATAGCCGTCAACATGATTAAGGAAGGCAATGCTTCTACAATAATGAAGGGATTTGTAGATACTTCAATTCTTTTAAAAGCAGTTATTAATAAGCAAACCGGTTTGGAAATTAGTGGTTTAATTAGCCATGTTGGAGTTTTAAAGGTTGATAAATTTAACAGACTTTTTATAATTAGCGATTCAGCTGTTAATATATCACCTTCCGTTCAGGATAAAGTCAGCATAATAAATAATGCGGTAATAGTTGCAAACGCCTTAGAAATTGAAGAACCAAAAGTTGCAATAATTTGTCCGGTTGAAAAAGTAAATAAAAAAATTGAATCCACTGTTCATGCAGCAGAATTAGTAAAAATGTATGAGCAAAAAGAAATTAAGGGATGTGTAATTGGAGGACCTTTTGCACTAGATAATGCTATATCTGAAGAAGCCGCATCGCATAAAGGCATTGTTAACCCGGTTGCCGGTAAGGCAGACATACTAATAGCGCATAATCTAGAAGTTGGTAATGTATTAAACAAAGCAATAGAGTACTTTGGTCACACAGAAAAAGCAGGAGTACTAATGGGAGCAGGAGTACCAATAATTCTTACTTCAAGGGCAAGTTCAAGTAAAGCAAAGCTTAATTCTATATCATTAGCTGCTTTTATAGCTCAAAAAAATCAAAATAATAAATATTAG
- a CDS encoding sigma 54-interacting transcriptional regulator: MEGKVLFVSTSMRISMEAKKLAESKGINLHIYNGGILKNGHIYAKQHEHEYDVIISHGNTADTIRKLVTVPVISIEITTLNILNTLLKAKKFSNKVALIVFEHDMLKELYSLQDILNIEFELFTYSNHSELKEQINKAISLGITTLIGIGDCIADAAAKYSVNSISIDCDLKEIETALISAANISNLSKKERELTRRYQKILDHTSSGILTLDNNNKIITLNKLAEKIFNVESSDILNDSIYNVEQLKVIVDAMASEEMTFNKIIEVNNIKLIMNIFPVIIEKDVYNKIISLQEVSKLQKLELKVRTQLYKNGLYAKYHLEDIVGDSKLIKNLIYKIKKVAKTDTTILISAETGSGKELFAQSIHNISLRKDGPFVTINCAAMPENLLESELFGYEEGAFTGAKKGGKPGLFELAHNGTIFLDEVSELPLNLQGRLLRVLQEKEILRIGGDYILNVDIRVIAATNQNLLTMVNEGKFRKDLYYRLNILDIRIPPLRERKEDIRGLANMFFDKMNKKYDTSISKISEEVNKLLMQYGWPGNVRELENFVEKATILSNGSYIDPEFVRESLLSKNENDFIQSNLSASNDNINVRLSNLKDIELQVIEQASKLYEGDKSDLADILGISRTTLWKRLKQIEETQSS, from the coding sequence ATGGAAGGAAAAGTACTTTTTGTATCAACAAGCATGCGCATTTCTATGGAAGCTAAAAAATTAGCTGAAAGCAAAGGAATTAACTTGCATATATATAATGGCGGTATATTAAAAAATGGGCATATATACGCTAAACAACACGAGCATGAGTATGATGTTATAATCAGTCATGGAAATACTGCAGATACTATCAGGAAATTAGTGACAGTACCTGTTATTTCTATAGAGATAACAACCTTAAACATACTAAATACACTTTTGAAAGCTAAAAAATTTAGTAATAAAGTTGCACTTATAGTTTTTGAACATGACATGTTAAAAGAATTATATTCATTACAAGATATTTTAAATATAGAATTTGAATTGTTTACATATTCTAATCACAGCGAATTAAAAGAGCAGATAAATAAAGCAATCAGTCTAGGAATTACTACATTAATCGGAATTGGTGATTGCATAGCTGACGCAGCTGCAAAATATAGCGTGAATTCAATATCAATCGACTGTGATTTGAAGGAAATTGAAACTGCATTAATATCGGCTGCAAATATTAGTAATTTATCTAAAAAGGAACGAGAACTAACAAGAAGGTATCAAAAAATATTAGACCATACAAGTAGCGGCATTCTAACTTTAGACAATAATAATAAAATTATTACTCTAAATAAATTAGCTGAAAAAATATTCAATGTTGAATCTTCTGACATCTTAAATGATAGTATTTACAATGTAGAACAATTAAAAGTAATTGTCGATGCTATGGCTAGTGAAGAGATGACATTTAATAAAATAATCGAAGTCAATAATATTAAATTAATTATGAATATTTTTCCTGTCATAATAGAAAAAGATGTATATAATAAAATTATTTCTTTGCAAGAAGTTTCAAAGTTGCAGAAACTAGAATTAAAAGTAAGAACTCAATTATATAAAAACGGATTGTATGCAAAATATCATCTGGAAGATATTGTAGGAGACAGCAAATTAATTAAGAACCTAATATATAAGATAAAAAAAGTCGCTAAGACAGATACTACTATTTTAATATCGGCTGAAACTGGTTCGGGAAAGGAACTGTTTGCACAAAGTATACATAATATTAGTTTAAGAAAAGACGGGCCTTTTGTTACTATTAATTGCGCTGCTATGCCTGAGAATCTGCTGGAAAGTGAGTTGTTTGGATATGAGGAGGGAGCTTTTACCGGTGCTAAAAAGGGTGGAAAGCCAGGTCTATTTGAACTTGCTCATAATGGTACTATATTTCTTGATGAAGTAAGTGAATTGCCTTTAAATCTTCAGGGGAGACTGCTTAGAGTGCTGCAAGAAAAAGAAATTCTAAGAATAGGAGGGGATTATATCTTAAATGTTGACATAAGAGTCATAGCAGCAACTAATCAAAACTTATTAACTATGGTAAATGAAGGGAAGTTTAGAAAAGACTTATACTATAGACTAAACATTTTAGATATTAGAATACCACCTTTGCGTGAACGAAAAGAAGATATACGTGGATTAGCAAATATGTTTTTTGATAAAATGAATAAAAAATATGATACAAGTATCTCCAAAATTTCGGAAGAAGTAAACAAATTGCTGATGCAGTATGGTTGGCCGGGCAACGTGAGAGAATTGGAAAATTTCGTTGAAAAAGCAACGATATTATCAAACGGCTCTTATATCGATCCAGAGTTTGTCAGAGAGTCTTTGTTAAGTAAAAATGAGAACGATTTTATACAGAGCAATCTAAGTGCAAGTAATGATAATATTAATGTTCGCCTTTCAAACTTGAAAGATATTGAACTTCAAGTAATTGAACAGGCTAGCAAATTATATGAAGGAGACAAATCAGATTTAGCTGACATTCTTGGAATTAGTAGAACAACTTTATGGAAGAGGCTTAAACAAATTGAAGAAACACAAAGTTCTTAA
- a CDS encoding thiamine pyrophosphate-dependent enzyme, translated as MKAQEYLVKEKLPLFWCAGCGNGSVLHAILRCFEKLNYTRENTVVVTGIGCWGKADDYVDTNTFHGTHGRALAFGTGIKLANPELNVVVLMGDGDGATIGGNHLIHAARRNVDVTAIVVNNLNYGMTGGQYSGTTPHEKITSTSRYGHIEHGFDLSGLVAAAGASYVSRGTTYGIVQLEKFIFEALQKKGFSFVEAISQCPTHFGRLNGMKKPADMLNWFKENSVSISAAEKLTQNERENKFVLGNFVNKENEDYSTKYLRVINDAKKSKEGGK; from the coding sequence ATGAAAGCACAAGAGTATTTGGTTAAAGAAAAACTTCCATTATTTTGGTGTGCCGGCTGCGGAAACGGCAGCGTATTACATGCAATACTAAGATGCTTTGAGAAGTTGAATTACACAAGAGAGAACACAGTTGTTGTAACCGGAATAGGATGTTGGGGCAAAGCAGACGATTATGTCGACACTAATACATTCCACGGAACTCATGGCAGGGCATTAGCTTTTGGAACAGGTATAAAATTGGCCAACCCTGAATTAAATGTTGTAGTTTTAATGGGAGATGGTGACGGAGCTACAATTGGGGGAAACCACTTAATTCATGCAGCAAGAAGAAATGTTGATGTTACAGCAATTGTTGTTAATAACTTAAACTATGGTATGACAGGCGGCCAATATTCAGGAACAACTCCTCATGAAAAAATAACATCTACATCAAGATATGGGCATATAGAGCATGGTTTTGATCTAAGTGGTCTAGTAGCAGCAGCTGGAGCATCTTATGTTTCCAGGGGAACAACATATGGTATAGTTCAGCTAGAGAAATTTATATTTGAAGCTTTACAAAAGAAAGGATTTTCATTTGTAGAAGCAATCTCACAATGCCCTACACACTTTGGAAGGCTTAATGGAATGAAAAAACCTGCAGATATGTTAAATTGGTTTAAAGAAAACTCGGTTTCTATTTCTGCCGCAGAAAAGCTTACGCAAAATGAAAGAGAAAACAAGTTTGTATTAGGAAACTTTGTAAATAAAGAAAATGAAGATTATAGTACAAAATATTTACGAGTTATTAATGATGCGAAGAAAAGTAAAGAAGGAGGTAAATAA
- a CDS encoding pyridoxal phosphate-dependent aminotransferase, whose product MEIKAANRTEELQPSIIREVLNRVQKLKKQGKNIIDFSIGRPNFDTPEHIKEAAKKALDEGKVHYTATPGSMEFREAVCSRLYEDFKIEAQPEQVIETIGATEAIVAALQGILNPGDEVLVPTPSYVYYDGWIHLTGAKSVHVPLTISDNFSLSADKLEEYITEKTKCIILNTPNNPTGIIIDSENIKKIADIAIKYNLIVISDDIYNGITYDNISYDPIANLPNMLERTIIIGSFSKTYAMDGWRVGYLVVPKTLISGILKIHQHTISCPNTFVEAGSIAALTGSQNCVKEMVKEFERRRNLIMKNLDEMNIEYVKPKGAFYIFPSIKKYGLSSSEAAMYLLEKAGVAVVPGSAFGDTGEGYIRISFATSYEDIELGMKKIKEALDGLSK is encoded by the coding sequence ATGGAGATCAAGGCAGCGAACAGAACTGAAGAATTGCAACCATCTATAATAAGGGAGGTTTTAAATAGGGTTCAAAAGCTAAAAAAACAAGGAAAAAACATTATTGATTTTTCAATCGGAAGACCAAACTTTGACACGCCAGAGCACATTAAAGAAGCAGCAAAAAAAGCTTTAGATGAGGGTAAGGTACACTATACGGCAACACCTGGATCTATGGAATTTCGTGAAGCTGTATGTAGCAGATTATATGAAGACTTTAAAATTGAGGCACAACCAGAACAGGTAATAGAAACTATAGGAGCTACTGAAGCTATAGTAGCTGCACTACAAGGAATCTTGAACCCTGGAGATGAAGTGCTAGTACCGACTCCCTCTTACGTGTATTATGATGGCTGGATTCATTTAACTGGCGCTAAGTCAGTACATGTTCCTTTAACAATAAGTGATAACTTCTCTCTAAGTGCAGATAAATTAGAAGAATACATAACAGAAAAAACCAAATGCATTATATTAAATACCCCAAACAACCCAACAGGTATAATAATAGATAGTGAAAATATCAAAAAAATAGCAGATATAGCTATAAAATATAATTTAATAGTGATATCTGATGATATCTATAATGGCATAACATACGACAATATTAGCTATGACCCCATTGCTAATCTGCCAAATATGTTGGAAAGAACAATCATCATCGGCAGTTTTTCTAAAACATATGCCATGGACGGATGGAGGGTTGGATACCTGGTAGTACCTAAAACCTTAATATCAGGAATTTTAAAAATTCATCAACATACGATAAGTTGTCCAAATACATTTGTAGAAGCTGGAAGTATTGCAGCATTAACCGGTTCACAGAATTGTGTCAAAGAAATGGTTAAGGAATTTGAACGTCGTAGAAATTTAATAATGAAAAATTTAGATGAAATGAACATTGAATATGTGAAACCAAAGGGAGCATTTTACATATTTCCGTCTATCAAAAAATACGGTTTATCATCAAGTGAAGCAGCCATGTACTTATTAGAAAAAGCAGGAGTAGCTGTAGTTCCAGGCAGTGCTTTTGGCGATACGGGAGAGGGATATATCAGAATATCATTTGCAACATCATATGAAGATATTGAATTAGGAATGAAAAAAATTAAAGAAGCATTAGATGGATTGAGTAAATAG
- a CDS encoding ferredoxin family protein, translated as MWKVEVNEKLCKKCGICSSLCPAKVFTNEINELPMYTHQEKCTGCNLCVLRCPDIALTLTGGKE; from the coding sequence ATGTGGAAAGTAGAAGTAAATGAAAAGTTATGCAAGAAATGTGGTATTTGTTCATCACTTTGTCCTGCAAAAGTTTTCACAAATGAGATCAATGAATTACCAATGTATACGCATCAAGAAAAATGTACAGGCTGCAATTTATGTGTTTTGCGATGCCCAGATATAGCATTAACATTAACTGGAGGTAAAGAATAA
- a CDS encoding S8 family serine peptidase yields MIKVFTNLSGTSMSAPMVSGAAALLLNENPNYTHFDIKRKLLNACSRIKASSYEQGAGVLDVERIFS; encoded by the coding sequence ATGATAAAAGTCTTTACAAATTTAAGCGGAACATCCATGTCAGCTCCCATGGTATCTGGAGCTGCAGCACTTTTATTAAACGAAAATCCAAATTACACTCACTTCGACATTAAAAGAAAGCTCCTCAACGCTTGCTCAAGAATCAAAGCCTCTTCATACGAGCAAGGCGCCGGGGTGTTGGATGTAGAAAGAATTTTTTCATAA
- a CDS encoding sodium:solute symporter: MNLLSFSHIIGFTVTLICIALTGVYSGKQIKNESDFTTGGGKASSLIIMGAIIGTLVGGASTVGTAQLAYTYGFSSIWFTLGGSIGCFVMAVFFAKPLRGSDCRTIQQIISEEYGKLPSLLSSLLGSLGIFINIVAQILSAMALLKSMTPLAPTICAVISIGLMASYVLFGGVLGAGVVGIAKTILLYVSVITGGILAISLSGGLSTIVELLPKAQYFNLFARGVGIDLGAGLSLVFGVLSTQTYIQAVLSGRNDKTAIRGALMSSLLIPPIGAGGVFIGMFMKLNYPNIDPAQSFPIFVINHMPSLFGGLVLATLLIAIVGTGAGLSLGISTIINNDIIRCFTKVNPKKNLLLTRFTIIAILLIAMIFTTGTLQSVILKWSFMSMGLRAAVSFFPMFGALFLPKKINTKFVIASIIISPISILISEILFDFNFDTLFIGLGFSFILMTCGYFINGNKQGINSTLNGIEK, encoded by the coding sequence ATGAATTTATTATCATTTTCACACATCATTGGATTTACAGTCACTTTAATTTGTATAGCTCTTACAGGAGTATATTCCGGTAAACAAATAAAAAATGAATCGGATTTTACTACCGGCGGTGGAAAAGCAAGCTCTTTAATTATAATGGGTGCAATAATCGGAACTTTAGTGGGTGGTGCTTCTACCGTTGGAACAGCACAGCTAGCATATACTTATGGATTTTCTTCAATCTGGTTTACCTTAGGCGGTAGTATTGGTTGCTTTGTAATGGCAGTATTTTTTGCAAAACCTTTACGTGGCAGCGATTGTAGAACTATTCAGCAAATAATTTCAGAAGAATACGGCAAGCTTCCAAGTTTACTATCTTCATTGCTAGGTTCCTTAGGTATATTTATAAATATTGTTGCTCAAATCTTATCGGCAATGGCATTATTGAAATCAATGACTCCCCTTGCACCAACAATTTGTGCTGTTATTAGTATTGGTCTAATGGCTAGTTACGTTTTGTTTGGTGGCGTTTTGGGTGCAGGCGTTGTTGGTATTGCTAAAACAATATTACTATATGTTTCTGTTATTACAGGAGGTATATTGGCGATTTCCTTAAGCGGTGGTTTAAGTACTATAGTTGAATTACTTCCAAAAGCACAATATTTTAATCTTTTCGCAAGAGGAGTTGGGATTGACCTAGGTGCAGGTTTATCTTTAGTGTTTGGTGTTCTATCAACACAGACTTACATACAAGCCGTATTATCTGGCAGGAATGATAAAACTGCAATTAGAGGTGCACTAATGAGTTCACTGTTAATTCCTCCCATTGGTGCAGGTGGAGTATTTATAGGAATGTTCATGAAGCTGAACTACCCTAACATAGACCCAGCACAGTCTTTTCCAATATTTGTAATTAATCATATGCCTTCATTATTTGGAGGATTGGTTTTAGCTACACTTTTAATAGCTATTGTTGGTACAGGCGCAGGATTGTCATTGGGAATCAGTACAATAATTAACAACGATATTATACGCTGTTTTACTAAAGTAAATCCAAAAAAGAATCTTCTTTTAACACGTTTTACCATTATAGCCATTTTGTTAATAGCAATGATATTTACAACTGGTACATTACAGTCTGTTATTTTAAAATGGAGTTTCATGTCAATGGGTTTAAGAGCAGCTGTGAGCTTCTTTCCAATGTTTGGAGCACTATTTTTGCCAAAGAAAATCAATACTAAATTTGTAATAGCGTCAATAATTATAAGTCCGATTAGTATACTGATCAGCGAAATTTTGTTTGATTTTAATTTTGATACTTTATTTATAGGTTTGGGATTTAGTTTTATCTTAATGACCTGTGGATATTTTATAAACGGTAATAAACAAGGTATTAATTCAACATTAAATGGAATTGAAAAGTAA
- a CDS encoding LytTR family DNA-binding domain-containing protein has product MFQIGICDDESIICSEIENIILNYSKLISEKIEVDVFYSGEELYNYLKNDNYFDMIFLDIELKKLNGIELGKIIRNEMKNEITQIVYISSKENYAMELFEVRPLNFLIKPIDDAKVIEMMNKVMELLNKLDFYFKYKQGHNFFRKEIKDIIYFESDNRQVKMVTTTDEIKFYGTLSEIHLQLEPHKFFFIHKSYLVNYYHVAESYYDRLVMTNSQILPISQSKRSEVRKLQLKYERDEI; this is encoded by the coding sequence GTGTTTCAAATTGGAATATGTGATGATGAGTCTATTATTTGTTCTGAAATTGAAAATATCATATTAAATTACAGCAAATTAATTTCGGAAAAAATTGAAGTTGATGTTTTTTATTCTGGTGAAGAACTATATAATTATTTAAAAAATGATAATTATTTTGATATGATTTTTTTGGATATTGAATTAAAAAAGCTAAACGGAATTGAACTGGGAAAAATAATTCGTAATGAAATGAAAAATGAAATTACACAGATAGTATATATATCTTCAAAAGAAAATTATGCCATGGAACTATTTGAAGTTAGACCGCTTAATTTTTTAATAAAGCCTATTGATGATGCAAAAGTCATTGAAATGATGAACAAAGTCATGGAGCTTTTAAACAAGCTTGATTTTTATTTTAAATATAAGCAAGGACATAATTTTTTCAGAAAAGAAATCAAAGATATAATCTACTTCGAAAGCGACAACCGTCAGGTCAAAATGGTAACAACAACTGATGAAATTAAATTTTACGGCACCTTGTCAGAAATACATTTGCAGTTAGAGCCGCATAAATTTTTCTTTATTCATAAGTCATACCTTGTCAACTATTATCATGTGGCAGAGTCTTATTATGATAGGCTTGTTATGACCAATTCACAAATCTTGCCAATCAGCCAGTCAAAAAGATCAGAGGTGCGGAAATTGCAACTAAAGTATGAAAGGGATGAAATATAG
- the buk gene encoding butyrate kinase produces the protein MKKSYKILAINPGSTSTKIALYENKNVIYKETVSHMSSDLEKFNKISDQFEFRKNIILTILKEQHIDLSELDAIVGRGGNMKPVEGGTYQVNEEMVRDLKIGIMGQHASNLGGIIADSIAKDLKISAYVVDPVVVDEFEDYARISGIPEIKRKSKSHPLNQKAVARLAASELGGEYSSFNFIVAHMGGGISIGAHKKGKIVDVNNCLDGEGTFSPERSGGLPVGSLVELCFSGNYTIEEIKKKITGKGGLVAYLGTNDAREVKKKIAEGDNYSKLIYETMAYQIAKDIGAAATVLKGKIDSIVLTGGLAYDEELVRWIKERVSFIAPIKVYPGENEMQSMVQGVIRVLNGDEKLKIYS, from the coding sequence ATGAAAAAATCGTATAAAATTCTAGCTATTAATCCCGGATCTACCTCTACAAAAATTGCATTATACGAAAATAAAAATGTTATCTATAAGGAAACTGTATCACATATGAGTTCCGACTTGGAAAAGTTCAATAAAATAAGCGATCAATTTGAATTTCGAAAAAATATAATATTAACTATTTTAAAAGAACAACATATAGATCTCAGCGAATTAGATGCAATTGTAGGCAGGGGCGGAAACATGAAGCCTGTTGAAGGTGGTACTTATCAGGTTAATGAAGAAATGGTCAGAGATTTAAAAATTGGTATTATGGGTCAACATGCTTCAAATCTTGGTGGAATTATAGCAGATTCAATTGCTAAAGATTTAAAAATATCAGCTTATGTAGTTGACCCTGTTGTTGTAGATGAATTTGAAGATTATGCAAGAATTTCAGGCATTCCTGAAATAAAAAGGAAATCAAAATCTCACCCTCTAAATCAAAAGGCCGTGGCAAGACTCGCAGCTAGTGAATTAGGCGGAGAATATTCTTCTTTTAATTTTATAGTTGCACATATGGGTGGAGGCATATCCATTGGTGCACACAAAAAAGGCAAAATAGTAGATGTAAATAATTGCTTAGACGGCGAAGGTACCTTCTCACCTGAAAGATCTGGCGGACTTCCAGTAGGCTCTTTGGTAGAATTATGCTTTTCAGGAAATTACACAATTGAAGAAATAAAGAAAAAGATAACCGGCAAAGGTGGATTAGTTGCATATTTAGGCACAAATGATGCTAGGGAAGTAAAAAAGAAAATAGCAGAAGGAGACAATTATTCAAAGCTTATATACGAAACTATGGCATATCAGATTGCCAAAGATATCGGAGCAGCAGCAACAGTTTTAAAGGGAAAAATTGATAGTATCGTACTAACAGGCGGATTAGCCTATGATGAAGAATTGGTTCGATGGATAAAAGAAAGAGTAAGTTTTATAGCACCTATAAAGGTTTACCCAGGAGAAAATGAAATGCAATCAATGGTCCAAGGCGTTATAAGAGTGCTAAATGGAGATGAAAAATTAAAAATATATAGCTAA
- a CDS encoding 2-oxoacid:acceptor oxidoreductase subunit alpha — translation MTHKQDIRFIQGNVAMVEGAIAAGARFYAGYPITPSSEVAEMSSIRLPQEGGLYVQMEDELASMAAIIGASASGKKSYTATSGPGFSLMQENLGVAVMAEVPCVIINVQRSGPSTGLATKPAQGDFMQSRWGTHGDHGIIVLSPSTAQDCYDLMIDAFNFSEKYRTPVVFLADEIVGHIREKVIIREIDENKIVQRKQPKCKPEEYQTFMQDEDGIAPLAPYGSDYIVRLSGSGHDNKGFPCSRPDNADKFIRHYTDKIEKNYKDIVKVRKYNLEDSDITLVTFGGSTRSSLEAMNMAREEGMKVGVLQLVTLWPFAEDEVKEVLINSNAVIVPEMNLGQMIGEVQKLNDYRTPVLGINKVNSEPITPKEILDKIAEVKNESTRVFG, via the coding sequence ATGACTCATAAACAAGATATTCGGTTTATTCAAGGTAACGTAGCTATGGTAGAAGGCGCAATAGCAGCAGGAGCTAGATTTTATGCAGGATATCCTATAACCCCTTCTTCCGAAGTAGCAGAAATGTCATCAATCAGACTTCCTCAAGAAGGCGGTTTATATGTACAAATGGAAGATGAATTAGCTAGTATGGCTGCAATAATCGGAGCCTCCGCTTCAGGTAAAAAATCTTATACTGCTACCAGCGGTCCAGGATTTTCCTTGATGCAAGAAAATTTAGGCGTAGCAGTTATGGCTGAAGTACCGTGTGTTATTATAAATGTTCAACGTTCAGGTCCTAGTACCGGACTAGCAACTAAACCTGCTCAAGGTGATTTTATGCAGAGCAGATGGGGAACACATGGCGATCACGGCATAATCGTTTTATCTCCATCAACAGCACAAGATTGCTACGATTTAATGATCGATGCTTTTAATTTCTCTGAAAAGTATAGAACTCCGGTAGTTTTTTTAGCTGATGAAATCGTTGGACATATACGAGAAAAAGTTATTATAAGAGAAATAGATGAAAATAAAATAGTACAAAGGAAGCAGCCTAAATGTAAACCTGAAGAATATCAAACATTTATGCAGGATGAAGATGGAATTGCTCCTCTAGCTCCTTATGGAAGTGACTACATAGTTAGATTATCTGGCTCCGGTCATGATAATAAAGGATTCCCATGCTCAAGACCTGATAATGCAGATAAATTTATTAGACATTATACAGATAAGATAGAAAAAAACTATAAAGATATAGTAAAAGTTAGAAAATATAATTTAGAAGATTCAGATATAACTCTTGTAACTTTCGGAGGAAGTACCAGGTCTTCCCTAGAAGCTATGAATATGGCACGCGAAGAAGGAATGAAAGTTGGGGTATTGCAATTAGTTACACTGTGGCCATTTGCTGAAGATGAGGTAAAAGAAGTTCTAATAAATTCTAATGCAGTAATTGTACCGGAAATGAATTTAGGTCAGATGATAGGAGAAGTTCAGAAACTTAACGACTATAGAACACCGGTACTAGGTATAAATAAAGTAAATAGTGAACCTATTACGCCAAAAGAAATTTTAGATAAAATAGCAGAGGTGAAAAATGAAAGCACAAGAGTATTTGGTTAA